The Phycisphaeraceae bacterium genome has a window encoding:
- the mutL gene encoding DNA mismatch repair endonuclease MutL — protein MPIRRLPPLLVNQIAAGEVIERPASVVKELVENAIDARATRISIEIEDGGRELIRITDDGIGIDEAELPLALAPHATSKIEKQEDLDAIGTLGFRGEALASIASVSRVMILSRPRGAVNAALIEAEGDQIHPPRPSSGPGGTSVTVRNLFFNTPARRKFLRTAATEATRIVEMVESIALAHPAIAFSLRHESRLMLDLPAADTPRRRALEVLGRELEPHLLEVHLDAAGPEGVSGWGLIGTPEVARGNANHQRLYLNGRPIRDRSLQHALKEAYRGLIEPGRYPTTLLFLEMDPRQVDVNVHPTKAEVRFRNQSLVHQAVLHAVRSRLREADLAPALELERAIPGAGGGGGVGSSWQLTPTFGPSSTRTMFTRTGSGWSDAGHANAPGAPGAPGAPGVSDGSPREGDARPITSARDFVDYFRRLDPVQKGFVYAEVKQAVAGIPLPDLHDSDTGLSGTGVPPESSDSSGTGVSPVSSLPTPVLAPSILQVHASYLVTQDAQGLVIIDQHALHERFMFERLLERLNHGPLESQRLLLPEVLDLDRTLIERAEELAPLLARLGIEAAPISRTALAVQAFPSFLLSRSVEPGPFLRELLERAAAGTLGEGIEAALHETLDMMACKAAVKAGDRLAPEELRELLAARERLERSSNCPHGRPTTLRLTIHELDRQFGRG, from the coding sequence AGCGGCCCGCCAGCGTGGTGAAGGAACTGGTCGAGAACGCCATCGACGCCAGGGCCACGCGCATCAGCATCGAGATCGAGGATGGCGGACGCGAACTCATCCGCATCACCGACGACGGCATCGGCATTGATGAGGCCGAACTGCCGCTCGCCCTCGCGCCCCACGCCACCAGCAAGATCGAGAAGCAGGAAGACCTCGACGCCATCGGCACGCTGGGCTTCCGCGGCGAGGCGCTGGCCTCGATCGCCTCGGTCAGCCGCGTGATGATCCTGTCCCGGCCGCGCGGCGCGGTGAACGCCGCGCTGATCGAGGCCGAAGGCGACCAGATCCACCCGCCGCGACCGTCAAGCGGACCGGGGGGCACCTCGGTCACGGTGCGCAACCTGTTCTTCAACACGCCCGCGCGGCGGAAGTTCCTGCGCACCGCCGCGACGGAGGCCACGCGCATCGTCGAGATGGTCGAGTCCATCGCTCTGGCCCACCCGGCCATCGCCTTTTCACTGCGCCATGAATCACGGCTCATGCTGGACCTGCCCGCCGCCGACACCCCCCGCCGCCGCGCGCTGGAGGTGCTGGGCAGGGAACTCGAACCCCACCTGCTGGAGGTGCATCTGGACGCGGCGGGGCCGGAAGGCGTGAGCGGCTGGGGACTGATCGGCACGCCCGAAGTCGCGCGCGGCAACGCCAATCACCAGCGGCTGTACCTCAACGGGCGACCGATCCGTGATCGCTCGCTGCAGCATGCGCTGAAGGAGGCGTATCGCGGCCTCATCGAGCCGGGCCGCTACCCCACCACGCTGCTCTTCCTCGAAATGGACCCGCGGCAGGTGGATGTCAACGTCCACCCCACCAAGGCCGAGGTGCGTTTCCGCAACCAGTCATTGGTGCACCAGGCGGTGCTGCACGCGGTGCGCTCCCGCCTGCGCGAGGCGGATCTGGCGCCCGCGCTGGAACTGGAGCGGGCGATTCCCGGGGCCGGGGGCGGGGGCGGCGTGGGCTCATCATGGCAACTCACTCCCACGTTCGGACCGAGTTCGACACGCACGATGTTCACCCGCACGGGATCCGGCTGGAGCGACGCAGGCCATGCGAACGCCCCCGGCGCCCCCGGCGCCCCCGGCGCCCCCGGCGTGAGCGACGGATCGCCCCGCGAGGGCGACGCTCGACCGATCACCTCCGCCCGCGACTTCGTGGACTATTTCCGCCGCCTCGACCCCGTGCAGAAGGGCTTCGTCTATGCCGAGGTGAAACAGGCCGTGGCCGGTATTCCACTGCCTGATCTTCACGACAGTGATACTGGCCTCAGTGGAACAGGCGTCCCACCTGAGTCCTCAGACTCCAGTGGCACAGGCGTCTCGCCGGTGTCCTCGCTCCCCACACCTGTTTTGGCCCCCTCCATCCTGCAGGTCCACGCCAGTTACCTGGTCACGCAGGACGCCCAGGGGCTGGTCATCATCGACCAGCACGCCCTGCACGAGCGTTTCATGTTCGAGCGGCTGCTGGAGCGGCTCAACCACGGCCCGCTGGAATCACAGCGGCTGCTCCTGCCCGAAGTGCTCGACCTCGACCGAACGCTCATCGAGCGAGCGGAGGAGCTCGCCCCGCTCCTGGCGCGGCTGGGCATCGAGGCCGCGCCGATCAGCCGCACGGCCCTGGCGGTGCAGGCCTTCCCCTCATTCCTGCTCTCGCGGAGCGTGGAGCCGGGTCCGTTCCTGCGCGAGCTGCTGGAGCGGGCCGCGGCGGGCACGCTGGGCGAAGGCATCGAGGCCGCGCTGCACGAGACGCTGGACATGATGGCCTGCAAGGCCGCGGTGAAGGCGGGCGACCGCCTCGCCCCCGAGGAACTGCGCGAACTCCTCGCCGCCCGCGAGCGGCTGGAGCGGTCCAGCAACTGCCCGCACGGCCGCCCGACGACGCTGCGGCTGACGATCCACGAACTGGATAGGCAGTTCGGGCGGGGGTGA